The DNA segment CCCGCGGCCTCGGGCATGCGCTGCAGGCGCTTGAGTTCCTTGCGGGCCTGTTTCTCGACTTCCTCGGGCATGCCGGCATCAGTGATGGCTTTGGCCACTTCTTCCAGTTCGGCGGCATTCTCGTCGCCTTCGCCGAGCTCCTGCTGGATGGTGCGCATCTGTTCGCGCAGCATGTGCTCGCGGCCTTTTTCGCCGATGGATTGCTTGGTGCGTTCGTCGATTTCGTGTGACAGGCGCAGCACTTCGGCGCGGCGTGAGAGGATGTCGAGCAGGCGATCCAGGCGTGTGCGCAGGTTGAAAGTTTCGAGCAGGGACTGCTTTTCTTCGATGCCGGCATCCATCAGGCCGGCGACAAGGTCGGCCAGCCGCGACGGCGACTCGATCGATTGCAGGCCGTTGATCATTTCTTCCGGTACCTGTTCCGGCTGAAGCTGGAGTATCTCGATGGCGCGCTGCCGCAAGGACAAAGCGCGCGCTTCGATCTCCTTGTCGGCTTGCGTGCTGTCCGCGATGCGCTGCACGCGCGCGGCCAGGAAGTCGTAGCCTTCGAGGAATTCGAGCACGCGGAAACGCTCCTCGCCCTGGCAGATGAGATGGTGCGTGCCATCGGGCGCGGTGACGTAGCGCATTATTCTGGCGGTAGTGCCGACCCAGTGCAGGTCGTCGGGCCCGGGTTCATCGTTATCGCCCTGGCGCTGCAACAGCACGCCCAGCGGGTGCTGCGTGTGCATGGCCAGTTGCGCGGCGGCGCGCGAACGGCTGCGGCCGATGCTGAGCGGCACCACGGTGCCGGGGAAGAGCACCATGTTGCGTACCGGCAAGATGGCGAGCGCATCCTCGGGCAACGGCCGCGATTTGCGCGTGCCGTCTTGCGGCGCCGATGCGCCTTCTGTCTGCTGCGGGGGCGTGTTGCCTTCCACTTGCGAGGGAATGCGGTGGGTCTCTGCTCCAGCCAATCGGTCATGTAAGGGCATGAGTAAGCTCCATCAGGGTATGGTTTTTAATGTTGATCCTCATACCTACAATATAGGGGCGGATTCGCCAAGTTCCAGAGCCATGTGTATTCGCGGCGGCTGTGGCGCAATAGCCGTCCGACCATAAAAAAGCATCAACCCCCAATGGAAACAACAGGAGACACCAATGCCCACCAACACCGTTCGCCTGCACCGCGTGCTGCGTGCAAAACCCGAAAAAATCTACCGTGCCTATCTGGATCCCGATGCGGTGGCGCGCTGGCTGCCACCGAATGGCTTCACCTGCAAGGTGGAGCATCTGGAGGCGAAGGTCGGTGGCACGTTCCGCATGGCCTTTACCAACTTCAGCACCGGCAACGGCCATTCCTTCGGCGGCACTTATCTCGAACTTGTTCCCAGCCAGCGCATTCGCTACACGGACAAATTCGACGATGCCAAGCTGCCAGGCGAGATGCTGACCACCGTGGAACTGCGTGCGGTCGTCTGCGGCACAGAGATGACCGTGGTGCAGGAAGGCATCCCCGAGGCGATTCCGCCTGAGTTCTGCTACCTCGGCTGGCAGGAGTCGCTCGACCATCTGGCGCGGCTGGTCGAGCCCGAGATTCCCGACTAGAAGGAGATAACCATAAGCGAAGGCGCACTACGCAACGGATTAACCAAGGAGACAATCATGCCGGTTCAACCCTATCTGTTTTTCGACGGTCGCTGCGAGGAGGCGATTGAGTTCTATCGCCAGGCGCTTGGCGCCGAGGTCGAGATGCTGATGCGCTACAAAGAGAGTCCTGATCCGATGCCGCCCGGCACGCACGCGGGCTTTGACAACAAGGTGATGCATGCGAGTCTGCACATCGGCGATGGTTCGGTCATGATGTCCGACGATTGCATGGGCCATCCCGACTTCCAGGGTTTCTCGCTGTCGTTGCAAGCGGCCAGCGAAGCCGAAGCAAGGCAGCGCTTCGATGCGCTGTCGGCTGGCGGTAAGGTGCATATGCCGCTGGGCAAGACTTTCTATTCGCCCTGTTTCGGTATGGTGGTTGACCGCTTTGGCGTGTCGTGGATGATTATTGTGCCAGCGAAAACCTGAGGCGGCGAGTGCGCTGAAATACCGCTGTCTCGCCTACCAAGTGAAAACGACATTCAAGCGCATGCGGCGCTGGGAATGGGTTAATCCTTGGGAACCATGAAGGGCTGCATCGTATCCTTGGAGTGTTTCTTGACATCTTTCGCAGCCTTCTTTTCCTTCTTGCTCAACGCTGGCTGCTTCTTGGTTTCCTTGTTGCTCTTCTGTACTTTGGACATGGTCATTGCTCCTTGTTGATGGGCGGCGGCGTAATGGCGGTTTTAAGTATATGCCGCCGCACAGGAAAAGGCTGCCCGTCTAGCGGCTGATCGGGCGGTAGCGGATACGTTTCGGCTTGGCGCCTTCCTCGCCGAGGCGCTTTTTCTTGTCCTCTTCGTATTCGTTGTAATTGCCGTTGAAGAAGGTCCATTGCGAATCGCCTTCACAGGCGAGGATGTGCGTGGCGATGCGGTCGAGGAACCAGCGATCGTGGCTGATCACCAGCACGCAGCCGGAGAATTCGAGCAACGCGTCTTCCAGCGCGCGCAGGGTTTCCACGTCGAGGTCATTGGAGGGTTCGTCGAGCAGCAGCACGTTGCCGCCGGAGATCAGCGTCTTGGCCAGGTGCAGGCGGCCGCGTTCGCCGCCGGAGAGGTTGCCGACGATCTTGCCCTGGTCGCCGCCCTTGAAGTTGAAGCGGCCGATGTAGGCGCGCGAGGGCATTTCGAATTTGCCGACGGTGAGGATGTCGGCGCCTTCAGCAATCGTATCAAATACCGTCTTGTCATTGGCAAGACCTTCGCGCGACTGGTCGACCGAGGCGATCTTCACCGTGGGGCCGATGACGATTTCGCCCGAGTCGGGCTCGTCGAGGCCGCGGATCATCCTGAACAGCGTGGTCTTGCCGGCGCCGTTGGGGCCGATCACGCCGACAATGGCGCCGGGCGGTACGATGAAGGAGAGGTTGTCGATCAAGAGCCGCTCGCCGAAGGCCTTCGTGACATTATGAAATTCGATTACCTTGTCGCCGAGGCGCTCGCCGGGCGGGATGAAGATTTCCTGCGTCTCGTTGCGCTTCTGGTATTCGGTGCTGGCCATTTCCTCGTAACGGGCGAGGCGCGCCTTGCTTTTGGATTGGCGTGCCTTGGCGCCTTGCCGTACCCATTCCAGCTCCTGCTTCATCGCCTTCATGTGGGCGTCGATCTGCTTGTTCTCGGTTTCGAGGCGCGCTTCCTTCTGTTCCAGCCATGACGAATAGTTTCCCTTCCACGGAATTCCATGGCCACGGTCGAGTTCGAGAATCCACTCCGCTGCATTGTCGAGGAAGTAGCGGTCGTGGGTGACGGCGACCACGGTGCCGGGAAAGCGCACCAGAAACTGCTCCAGCCATTCCAC comes from the Georgfuchsia toluolica genome and includes:
- a CDS encoding SRPBCC family protein, which produces MPTNTVRLHRVLRAKPEKIYRAYLDPDAVARWLPPNGFTCKVEHLEAKVGGTFRMAFTNFSTGNGHSFGGTYLELVPSQRIRYTDKFDDAKLPGEMLTTVELRAVVCGTEMTVVQEGIPEAIPPEFCYLGWQESLDHLARLVEPEIPD
- a CDS encoding VOC family protein; amino-acid sequence: MPVQPYLFFDGRCEEAIEFYRQALGAEVEMLMRYKESPDPMPPGTHAGFDNKVMHASLHIGDGSVMMSDDCMGHPDFQGFSLSLQAASEAEARQRFDALSAGGKVHMPLGKTFYSPCFGMVVDRFGVSWMIIVPAKT
- the ettA gene encoding energy-dependent translational throttle protein EttA, with amino-acid sequence MAQYVMSMLRVSKTVPPKRTIIKDISLSFFPGAKIGLLGLNGSGKSTVLRIMALRDKEFDGEVQHQPNLNIGYLPQEPQLDPARTVREEVESGMGEVMQAQQKLEEVYAAYAEEGADFDKLAEEQARLEAIIAASGSDTEHQLEIAADALRLPAWDAKIENLSGGEKRRVALCKLLLSKPDMLLLDEPTNHLDAESVEWLEQFLVRFPGTVVAVTHDRYFLDNAAEWILELDRGHGIPWKGNYSSWLEQKEARLETENKQIDAHMKAMKQELEWVRQGAKARQSKSKARLARYEEMASTEYQKRNETQEIFIPPGERLGDKVIEFHNVTKAFGERLLIDNLSFIVPPGAIVGVIGPNGAGKTTLFRMIRGLDEPDSGEIVIGPTVKIASVDQSREGLANDKTVFDTIAEGADILTVGKFEMPSRAYIGRFNFKGGDQGKIVGNLSGGERGRLHLAKTLISGGNVLLLDEPSNDLDVETLRALEDALLEFSGCVLVISHDRWFLDRIATHILACEGDSQWTFFNGNYNEYEEDKKKRLGEEGAKPKRIRYRPISR